The window CGAGCGGCAGGGCGCGGACCGCGTGTCCCCGGCGAAGTAGGCACGGTGTCTCAGTTCCACGGAAGGGAGGAGCGCTTCGCCCAGTACGCGCGAGGCGCCTCCACCAATCCGTGCAGCCGTGTGTCCAGGTCCGCGCTCCACTGCACGGAGCGCGCGGCCACGTTGTCCCGGAGCTGCTCCACGGTGGAAGCGCCGCTGAGCACCACGGACACCCACGGCTGCGCCAGCACCGCCGCGAGCGCGAGCGCATCCGGAGTCACACCCCGCTCGGACGCCAGCGCCCGCAGGGGCTGAAGCTCCGCGCTCGTGTCGCGTGAGGTGAGCCGGCCATTGGCCACGGCCTCCTTGACGATGACGCCCCAGCCCGCGGCGTGGGCCTCCGCGAGCGCGGGCCCGGCGGAGCGCTCCAGCAGGTTCCACGTGGCCTGCACGCAGGAGAACACCGGCGCGCCGTCCACGCGGACCTTCAGCGCGCGCCGCAGCACGTCCGCCTGCGAGGCACCGCTGAGGGACAGTCCTACGACGACGCCCTGCTCGCGCAGCCGCGCCAGCGCGGAGAGGACAGCGGTGTCGTCCAGCACGCCGCTCTCGAAGGTGGCGGAGTGCACCTGGTACAGCGCCAGGTGCGGCCCGAGCAGCGCGCGGCTCTCCCCGAGCTGCCGCTGGAGTGTGGCCAGCGAGTGGTCCTTCACCTCGTGGTGCTCGGCCTGGACCTGCCAGTCGGCGGTGTACGTGTACCCCCACTTGGAGCCCACGGTGACGTCCCCGGGACGCAGGTTCCGCTCGGCGAGCCAGGAGGCAAGGAAGGCCTCGGCGCGCCCGTACGAGCGGGCAGCGTCGAAGTAGCGGAGGCCGGCGTCATACGCGGCGTCGAGCACCGCGTGGGCCTGGCGCTCCATGGCCGAGACGGTGCGCTCCCCACCGAAGTCGCCGCCATGGCCGAGGGTGATGTAGCCCGGCCGACCGAGCGCGGCGAGTCCAAGGCCCAACGAAGAGACGGCGGGCCCGTGGGCGCCGAGGGTCCGAGTCATGCCACCCTACCTAACGCATGACGCAATCCGT of the Pyxidicoccus trucidator genome contains:
- a CDS encoding aldo/keto reductase, translating into MTRTLGAHGPAVSSLGLGLAALGRPGYITLGHGGDFGGERTVSAMERQAHAVLDAAYDAGLRYFDAARSYGRAEAFLASWLAERNLRPGDVTVGSKWGYTYTADWQVQAEHHEVKDHSLATLQRQLGESRALLGPHLALYQVHSATFESGVLDDTAVLSALARLREQGVVVGLSLSGASQADVLRRALKVRVDGAPVFSCVQATWNLLERSAGPALAEAHAAGWGVIVKEAVANGRLTSRDTSAELQPLRALASERGVTPDALALAAVLAQPWVSVVLSGASTVEQLRDNVAARSVQWSADLDTRLHGLVEAPRAYWAKRSSLPWN